A portion of the Bactrocera neohumeralis isolate Rockhampton chromosome 2, APGP_CSIRO_Bneo_wtdbg2-racon-allhic-juicebox.fasta_v2, whole genome shotgun sequence genome contains these proteins:
- the LOC126767446 gene encoding ras-like GTP-binding protein RhoL yields MARSLRPLKITIVGDGMVGKTCLLITYTQNEFPEEYIPTVFDNHACNITVDGNEYSLTLWDTAGQEDYERLRPLSYPNTSCFLLCYSISSRTSFENIKSKWWPEIRHFSNNVPVVLIGTKLDLRVPNSEKFVTTSEGRRLRKEIHAHTLVECSAKKKINLNQVFEEAVRAVEKKPSAKPKQCTLL; encoded by the exons atggcGAGAAGTTTACGTCCCCTTAAAATCACAATAGTCGGCGACGGTATGGTGGGCAAGACCTGCCTACTcatcacatacacacaaaacGAATTCCCCGAAGAATACATACCCACAGTGTTCGATAACCATGCCTGCAACATCACGGTCGATGGCAATGAATACAGCCTGACACTCTGGGATACAGCCGGGCAAGAGGACTACGAGCGCCTACGTCCGCTCAGTTATCCGAAT ACGAGTTGCTTCCTGCTTTGCTATTCGATAAGTAGTCGAACATCTTTTGAGAATATCAAGAGCAAGTGGTGGCCGGAGATACGGCATTTCTCCAATAATGTGCCCGTTGTGCTGATCGGCACCAAGTTGGATTTGCGAGTACCCAATTCGGAGAAATTCGTGACGACAAGCGAGGGACGCCGCTTGCGCAAGGAAATTCATGCGCACACGCTGGTGGAATGTTCAGCCAAAAAGAAGATCAATCTAAATCAAGTCTTCGAGGAGGCAGTGAGAGCCGTGGAGAAGAAACCGAGTGCTAAACCGAAACAATGCACATTGCTATAG